In the Mastacembelus armatus chromosome 2, fMasArm1.2, whole genome shotgun sequence genome, one interval contains:
- the cyp4f3 gene encoding cytochrome P450 4F3 isoform X2, whose protein sequence is MSVLQGVLHQVLSWAALCHILSVVGTGLCTVAVVWMVKLLVRHAWYTHKLSCFSKPHADSWLIGHLGQMKSTEEGLMQVDDLVQTYKHSCSWFLGPFYHLVRVFHPDYIKSLLMAPASITVKDDLIYAHLRPWLGQSLLISNGDEWSRRRRLLNPAFHFDALKTYVTMFNASANIMHNKWRRLVAEGRTNLEMFDHVTLMTLDSLLKCAFSYNSNCQESSSEYVSAIVELSDLIIDRRHKILHHWDWIYWRTHQGKRFKKALSVVHSFTREVIQKHRTLISQQIKSEFTTTPQRKKDFADIILTSKDEDGKGLTDEEIQAEANTFMFAGHDTTASAICWILYNLARHQHYQETCRQEVMDLMEGRDRHEIQWEDLSNLPFTTMCIRESLRLHSPVQAVTRKYTKDIALPGDCTVPKGTICLVSIYGTHHNPDVWTNPQELHRSEICPGRAASCCGVDTPQVSSEPRGEP, encoded by the exons ATGTCTGTCCTCCAGGGTGTCCTCCATCAGGTCCTCAGCTGGGCAGCCCTCTGTCACATCCTGTCTGTGGTTGGAACAGGTCTTTGCACTGTGGCTGTAGTTTGGATGGTAAAGCTGCTGGTGCGTCACGCCTGGTACACACATAAGCTGTCCTGCTTCAGCAAGCCACATGCAGACTCTTGGCTGATAGGTCACCTGGGTCAG ATGAAGAGCACAGAGGAAGGACTCATGCAGGTGGATGATCTGGTGCAGACGTATAAACACTCCTGCAGCTGGTTCCTGGGTCCTTTCTATCATCTGGTCAGAGTCTTCCACCCTGACTATATCAAATCTCTGCTGATGGCACCTG CCAGCATCACAGTGAAAGATGATCTTATCTATGCCCATCTGCGCCCATGGCTTG GACAAAGCCTGTTGATAAGCAACGGGGACGAGTGGTCTCGCAGGAGGCGGCTGCTGAATCCAGCTTTTCACTTTGATGCTCTGAAGACCTATGTCACCATGTTCAATGCATCTGCTAACATCATGCAT AATAAATGGCGCCGCCTGGTGGCAGAAGGCAGGACTAATCTAGAGATGTTTGACCATGTCACTCTGATGACTCTGGACAGTTTACTAAAATGTGCTTTCAGCTACAACAGCAACTGTCAGGA GTCTAGCAGTGAGTACGTGTCAGCCATAGTGGAGCTCAGTGACCTGATAATAGACCGACGCCACAAGATTTTACACCACTGGGACTGGATTTACTGGAGAACACATCAGGGAAAACGATTCAAAAAGGCCCTAAGTGTTGTACATAG TTTCACAAGAGAAGTGATTCAGAAGCACCGCACCCTCATTAGTCAACAGATTAAGTCTGAGTTCACCACaacaccacagaggaagaaagatTTTGCAGACATCATACTGACGTCAAAG GATGAGGATGGAAAAGGCCTCACGGATGAGGAGATCCAAGCTGAGGCCAACACCTTCATGTTTGCAG GTCATGACACCACAGCCAGTGCGATTTGCTGGATACTGTATAATTTAGCACGCCATCAGCACTATCAGGAAACATGCAGGCAGGAAGTGATGGATCTGATGGAAGGCCGAGACAGACATGAAATACAGTG GGAGGATCTGTCCAATCTACCGTTCACCACTATGTGCATCAGAGAAAGCCTTAGGCTCCACTCTCCTGTACAGGCTGTGACAAGGAAATACACAAAGGACATAGCACTGCCAGGGGATTGCACTGTACCAAAAG GTACCATCTGTTTGGTCAGTATTTATGGAACACACCACAACCCTGATGTCTGGACAAACCCACAG GAACTGCATCGGTCAGAAATTTGCCCTGGCAGAGCTGCGAGTTGTTGTGGCGTTGACACTCCTCAGGTTTCGTCTGAGCCCAGGGGTGAACCCTGA
- the slc19a1 gene encoding reduced folate transporter gives MVAEVTAGSGDKLEEEKAMDLKVPVSENTERHEDGDMAVCASEAVTPSEDPTEESREPIKWEWAVIFLCFYGFMSSIKPGEPFITPYLLSPEKNFTREQVTNEITPVLTYSYMAVLVPAFLLTDLLRYKPVLIIQGISQVVIWLILLLGTNLIEMQFMEFFYGITMACRVAYSSYIFSLVSPVLYQRVAGYSRSSVLLGVFTSSVLGQLCISLGNMRFYTLSAVSLGFVSFGLLLAMWLPWPKRSMFFNRMKNQEQRELAATGATKSELDQMNPKASRLPPPASTCSASCWKDSVLVQMLLEVRNLVRRPNLRLWSLWWVFNSTGYYLVLFYVHILWNKVTDNKTVYNGGVEAASTLLSAATSFMAGFVKIRWNVWSELVIGVITAVQAGLLLLMGTTGNIWVCYVAYILFRGFYQFLVPIATFQIASSLTKELCALVFGINTFLGTILKTIINLIFSDKRGLAMDVHSQFKVYFIYFTLLTVTYFACAAVVIYRHHRNQPQGGGTASDPELPAELSAAALSSEDELLSNSKSAKV, from the exons ATGGTAGCAGAGGTCACAGCGGGAAGTGGAGATAAATTAGAGGAGGAGAAAGCGATGGACCTGAAAGTTCCCGtgtctgaaaacactgaaagacaTGAAGACGGAGACATGGCCGTCTGTGCTTCTGAGGCAGTGACTCCCAGTGAGGACCCAACAGAGGAAAGCAGGGAACCCATAAAATGGGAGTGGGCTGTGATATTCCTGTGTTTTTATGGGTTTATGTCATCAATAAAGCCTGGGGAGCCCTTCATCACACCGTATCTGCTGAGCCCTGAGAAAAACTTCACCAGGGAACAG GTGACCAATGAGATTACCCCTGTTCTGACATACTCCTACATGGCCGTGCTGGTGCCTGCCTTCCTGCTGACCGACCTGCTGCGCTATAAGCCAGTGCTGATCATCCAGGGCATCAGTCAGGTGGTCATCTGGCTTATCCTGCTTCTGGGCACTAACCTCATCGAGATGCAGTTCATGGAGTTCTTCTACGGTATCACTATGGCCTGCCGTGTGGCCTACTCCTCTTACATCTTCTCCCTGGTCAGCCCAGTCCTCTACCAGCGTGTGGCCGGATACTCGCGGTCCTCTGTCCTCTTGGGGGTGTTCACCAGCTCGGTGCTGGGTCAGCTCTGCATTTCTCTAGGCAACATGAGATTCTACACCCTCAGTGCTGTATCTCTGGGTTTCGTCAGCTTTGGTTTGCTGCTCGCGATGTGGCTGCCATGGCCTAAACGCTCCATGTTCTTCAATCGGATGAAGAATCAGGAGCAAAGGGAACTGGCTGCAACGGGGGCCACCAAATCAGAACTTGACCAAATGAACCCCAAAGCCAGCAGGTTGCCCCCCCCCGCCTCCACATGCTCGGCATCATGCTGGAAGGATTCTGTGCTTGTGCAGATGCTGCTGGAGGTGAGAAACCTCGTGAGGAGGCCCAACCTCAGGCTCTGGTCCCTGTGGTGGGTGTTCAACTCCACTGGGTACTACCTGGTGTTGTTCTACGTACACATCCTGTGGAACAAAGTCACTGACAACAAGACAGTTTACAACGGCGGAGTGGAGGCTGCTTCTACCTTACTGA GTGCAGCAACTTCCTTCATGGCTGGTTTTGTGAAAATTCGGTGGAACGTCTGGTCAGAGCTGGTCATCGGTGTCATCACGGCAGTGCAGGCAGGTCTGCTGCTGCTTATGGGCACCACAGGAAACATCTGGGTGTGCTACGTCGCCTACATCCTCTTCAGGGGATTTTACCAGTTCCTGGTCCCTATTGCCAC GTTCCAGATAGCCTCATCACTCACTAAGGAGCTCTGTGCCCTTGTGTTTGGCATCAACACCTTCTTGGGCACCATACTGAAGACCATCATCAACTTGATATTTTCAGACAAGAGGGGCCTGGCGATGGATGTGCACTCTCAG TTCAAGGTGTACTTCATTTACTTCACCCTTCTTACCGTCACCTACTTTGCCTGTGCGGCTGTGGTCATCTACCGTCACCATAGAAACCAGCCACAAGGAGGAGGCACTGCCAGCGACCCGGAGTTGCCTGCAGAGCTAAGCGCTGCGGCACTGAGTTCAGAGGATGAACTCTTGTCTAACAGCAAAAGTGCCAAGGTTTAA
- the LOC113127560 gene encoding uncharacterized protein LOC113127560 isoform X3 translates to MYILLSVFLCVVSAQKEILLYKKVGDDVVLSPVSLTDPISILWKEGPHIAAQWEKPEPQITYFRQFKERSVLNISSGELTIRALVANDSNLYTAVINGQTNTIIKLSVISPVPVPAVDLLCDTEKLVCTFICDGGPIADMEPVTYEWMLDGKVKATSNQLNVTKETYSSKLICEIKNPISKESSQPIPNPFIPNPPGSDDPKITAGVVVFICLLSAVLLLGCGSSKKHPCLGKLNSGRTLRGAKELDQMAQLLIRGRNKQMRKHR, encoded by the exons ATGTACATcctgttgtctgttttcttgTGCGTTGTCTCCGCGCAAAAAG agATCCTACTCTACAAGAAGGTGGGCGATGACGTTGTCCTTAGTCCAGTCTCTTTGACTGATCCCATCAGCATCCTTTGGAAGGAGGGCCCTCACATTGCAGCCCAGTGGGAGAAACCAGAACCACAAATTACTTATTTTCGTCAATTCAAAG AGCGGAGTGTCCTGAACATTTCCAGTGGAGAGCTGACAATCAGAGCGCTGGTTGCTAACGACAGTAACTTGTACACAGCAGTAATCAACGGCCAAACGAACACTATAATCAAACTCTCAGTCATCT CTCCTGTCCCCGTACCTGCTGTTGATCTATTGTGTGATACTGAGAAGCTCGTCTGTACTTTTATCTGTGATGGAGGTCCCATCGCAGACATGGAACCAGTTACCTACGAATGGATGTTAGATGGGAAGGTGAAGGCTACATCTAATCAGCTAAATGTTACAAAG GAAACCTATTCAAGCAAACTGATATGTGAGATAAAGAATCCAATCAGTAAGGAGAGCAGCCAACCCATCCCCAACCCGTTCATCCCCAACCCCCCGG GATCTGATGATCCAAAAATTACTGCAGGAGTTGTCGTTTTCATTTGTCTGCTGTCAGCTGTGCTGTTGCTG GGATGTGGTTCTTCCAAAAAG CATCCATGCCTTGGGAAGCTG AATTCTGGAAGAACACTCAGAGGAGCC AAGGAACTGGATCAAATGGCACAGCTGCTCATAAGGGGGAGGAACAAACAGATG AGGAAACACCGATGA
- the LOC113127236 gene encoding insulin receptor substrate 2-B-like, whose amino-acid sequence MAEGYDSQRRSPPASSSPVSSPCSNSTQTWIPAGSPLQRSWMSDCQTEQDSLDHRAGMQSCELSSPHFYEELFCTRQTSVPLVSLAGTLMTSTGPQSDVVKQGYLGKMERNHRKYFVLRTGSHTGPSRLEWYKNQEKFAAMERSASPATLFGSSKRGVIYLGSCLGVGQTGSSRKGYTVVLYTKDQTMVLVLEDQQEQGEWYLALRTLMEEERRDEDHSEGFEDEDDGYCTLPPTAFFKEVWPVTVKPRGLGRSKSLAGETRLCLTATSLILVRVGACSDLPSVTIPLLSVRCFGRLDGLFFLELGRSAPNGPGEIWMEARDQGNPAIAQNIHEVVLETIRALRALPDFSRSPTSSYNQHQALLASKRSRPKYRDKLVNVRPLSSPLVLPPKDTEVQASPKRCCLEPSKPDQTELGSVLSFTSHLTPVRSQQGFVSDNGNYMEMQMQRCSTAVHRVDGWELGDDEEGLEYMMMSPQVSHTSSILPQDDYVTMVSPHKLSWPAHSSPSSSFQTSFNSLTSDSYSPLHPSHHQPSEHSLTTSVLQSETENGLSQMSVSCSTRLQDDTRQQQKSVWHRRHQAQGSATTPPLDSTDVSDLMAPFDRLGLGSTRQGQASPNSDADCSSRPQAAPDKSVRRCLLSSCLPSCLQG is encoded by the exons ATGGCAGAAGGATATGACAGCCAAAGAAGATCTCCACCTGCTTCCAGCTCACCTGTGTCATCTCCCTGCAGTAACTCCACACAAACATGGATACCAGCAGGATCTCCTCTGCAGCGTTCCTGGATGAGCGATTGTCAAACAGAGCAGGATTCTCTAGACCATCGTGCTGGGATGCAGTCCTGTGAGCTTTCCTCCCCCCATTTCTATGAGGAGCTCTTTTGCACCAGACAGACTTCTGTCCCTCTGGTATCTCTGGCCGGCACCCTCATGACCTCCACCGGGCCCCAGAGTGATGTGGTGAAACAGGGTTACCTGGGGAAGATGGAGCGGAACCACAGAAAGTATTTTGTCCTTAGAACAGGAAGTCACACCGGGCCGAGCCGGCTCGAGTGGTACAAGAACCAGGAGAAGTTTGCAGCGATGGAGAGGTCTGCTTCACCAGCGACGCTGTTTGGATCAAGCAAACGAGG GGTGATTTACCTGGGGTCCTGTCTTGGTGTGGGCCAGACTGGCAGTTCCAGGAAAGGCTACACGGTGGTGTTGTATACCAAGGATCAGACCATGGTGCTGGTGTTGGAGGACCAGCAGGAACAAGGAGAGTGGTATCTGGCCCTCAGGACACTGATGGAGGAAGAGCGGAGGGATGAAGACCACAGTGAAGGGTttgaagatgaggatgatggTTATTGCACTTTGCCCCCTACTGCTTTCTTCAAAGAG GTTTGGCCAGTCACAGTGAAGCCCAGAGGCCTGGGCCGCTCCAAGTCTCTCGCAGGAGAGACCCGGCTCTGCCTCACAGCTACCTCACTCATCTTGGTCAGAGTGGGGGCATGCAGTGATTTGCCCTCAGTTACAATACCTTTGCTGAGTGTTCGCTGCTTTGGCCGGTTGGATGGCTTGTTCTTCTTGGAGCTCGGCAGGTCGGCACCAAACGGTCCTGGGGAGATCTGGATGGAAGCAAGAGACCAAG GAAACCCAGCAATTGCCCAGAATATTCATGAGGTGGTTCTGGAAACTATACGGGCTCTACGAGCTCTTCCTGACTTCAGTCGGTCCCCAACCTCCAGCTACAATCAGCATCAGGCGCTTCTGGCCTCAAAACGCAGCAGACCCAAGTACAGAGACAAACTGGTAAATGTGAGACCACTCAGCTCTCCCCTGGTGCTGCCTCCCAAGGACACTGAAGTCCAGGCTAGTCCAAAACGGTGTTGCCTAGAGCCCAGTAAACCAGACCAGACAGAACTTGGGTCTGTTCTGAGCTTCACTTCACATCTCACACCTGTCAGATCCCAGCAGGGCTTCGTGTCTGACAATGGCAACTACATGGAAATGCAGATGCAGCGCTGCAGTACTGCAGTCCACAGGGTGGATGGCTGGGAGCTGGGTGACGATGAGGAGGGCCTGGAGTACATGATGATGTCCCCTCAGGTCAGCCACACTTCATCCATCTTGCCTCAGGATGACTATGTGACCATGGTGAGCCCACATAAACTCAGCTGGCCGGCTCACTCTTccccttcctcttcctttcAGACATCATTCAACAG cTTGACCTCTGATAGctactctcctctgcacccatCACATCATCAGCCCAGTGAGCACAGCCTGACAACCTCAGTGCTTcagtcagaaacagaaaatggccTGTCACAGATGAGTGTCAGCTGCTCCACGCGATTACAGGATGATACAAGGCAGCAGCAGAAATCAGTTTGGCACAGACGACACCAGGCACAGGGCAGCGCCACGACTCCCCCCTTGGACAGCACTGATGTCTCAGACCTGATGGCTCCATTTGACAGACTTGGATTAGGCAGCACTAGGCAAGGCCAGGCTAGTCCAAACTCTGATGCAgactgctccagcagaccccaGGCTGCACCAGACAAATCTGTCAGAAGATGCCTGCTGTCATCATGTCTGCCTTCTTGCCTGCAAGGTTAG
- the LOC113127560 gene encoding uncharacterized protein LOC113127560 isoform X2 yields the protein MYILLSVFLCVVSAQKEILLYKKVGDDVVLSPVSLTDPISILWKEGPHIAAQWEKPEPQITYFRQFKERSVLNISSGELTIRALVANDSNLYTAVINGQTNTIIKLSVISPVPVPAVDLLCDTEKLVCTFICDGGPIADMEPVTYEWMLDGKVKATSNQLNVTKETYSSKLICEIKNPISKESSQPIPNPFIPNPPGSDDPKITAGVVVFICLLSAVLLLVFTHRCKSGMWFFQKASMPWEAEFWKNTQRSRTGSNGTAAHKGEEQTDEETPMT from the exons ATGTACATcctgttgtctgttttcttgTGCGTTGTCTCCGCGCAAAAAG agATCCTACTCTACAAGAAGGTGGGCGATGACGTTGTCCTTAGTCCAGTCTCTTTGACTGATCCCATCAGCATCCTTTGGAAGGAGGGCCCTCACATTGCAGCCCAGTGGGAGAAACCAGAACCACAAATTACTTATTTTCGTCAATTCAAAG AGCGGAGTGTCCTGAACATTTCCAGTGGAGAGCTGACAATCAGAGCGCTGGTTGCTAACGACAGTAACTTGTACACAGCAGTAATCAACGGCCAAACGAACACTATAATCAAACTCTCAGTCATCT CTCCTGTCCCCGTACCTGCTGTTGATCTATTGTGTGATACTGAGAAGCTCGTCTGTACTTTTATCTGTGATGGAGGTCCCATCGCAGACATGGAACCAGTTACCTACGAATGGATGTTAGATGGGAAGGTGAAGGCTACATCTAATCAGCTAAATGTTACAAAG GAAACCTATTCAAGCAAACTGATATGTGAGATAAAGAATCCAATCAGTAAGGAGAGCAGCCAACCCATCCCCAACCCGTTCATCCCCAACCCCCCGG GATCTGATGATCCAAAAATTACTGCAGGAGTTGTCGTTTTCATTTGTCTGCTGTCAGCTGTGCTGTTGCTGGTATttacacacagatgcaaatcAG GGATGTGGTTCTTCCAAAAAG CATCCATGCCTTGGGAAGCTG AATTCTGGAAGAACACTCAGAGGAGCC GAACTGGATCAAATGGCACAGCTGCTCATAAGGGGGAGGAACAAACAGATG AGGAAACACCGATGACATAG
- the cyp4f3 gene encoding cytochrome P450 4F3 isoform X1, with amino-acid sequence MSVLQGVLHQVLSWAALCHILSVVGTGLCTVAVVWMVKLLVRHAWYTHKLSCFSKPHADSWLIGHLGQMKSTEEGLMQVDDLVQTYKHSCSWFLGPFYHLVRVFHPDYIKSLLMAPASITVKDDLIYAHLRPWLGQSLLISNGDEWSRRRRLLNPAFHFDALKTYVTMFNASANIMHNKWRRLVAEGRTNLEMFDHVTLMTLDSLLKCAFSYNSNCQESSSEYVSAIVELSDLIIDRRHKILHHWDWIYWRTHQGKRFKKALSVVHSFTREVIQKHRTLISQQIKSEFTTTPQRKKDFADIILTSKDEDGKGLTDEEIQAEANTFMFAGHDTTASAICWILYNLARHQHYQETCRQEVMDLMEGRDRHEIQWEDLSNLPFTTMCIRESLRLHSPVQAVTRKYTKDIALPGDCTVPKGTICLVSIYGTHHNPDVWTNPQEFNPMRFDPNNIMGRASHAFIPFSSGPRNCIGQKFALAELRVVVALTLLRFRLSPGVNPEMGTSSGGVRRLPLLVLRAEGGLWLQLEPVDLPRLEEPQD; translated from the exons ATGTCTGTCCTCCAGGGTGTCCTCCATCAGGTCCTCAGCTGGGCAGCCCTCTGTCACATCCTGTCTGTGGTTGGAACAGGTCTTTGCACTGTGGCTGTAGTTTGGATGGTAAAGCTGCTGGTGCGTCACGCCTGGTACACACATAAGCTGTCCTGCTTCAGCAAGCCACATGCAGACTCTTGGCTGATAGGTCACCTGGGTCAG ATGAAGAGCACAGAGGAAGGACTCATGCAGGTGGATGATCTGGTGCAGACGTATAAACACTCCTGCAGCTGGTTCCTGGGTCCTTTCTATCATCTGGTCAGAGTCTTCCACCCTGACTATATCAAATCTCTGCTGATGGCACCTG CCAGCATCACAGTGAAAGATGATCTTATCTATGCCCATCTGCGCCCATGGCTTG GACAAAGCCTGTTGATAAGCAACGGGGACGAGTGGTCTCGCAGGAGGCGGCTGCTGAATCCAGCTTTTCACTTTGATGCTCTGAAGACCTATGTCACCATGTTCAATGCATCTGCTAACATCATGCAT AATAAATGGCGCCGCCTGGTGGCAGAAGGCAGGACTAATCTAGAGATGTTTGACCATGTCACTCTGATGACTCTGGACAGTTTACTAAAATGTGCTTTCAGCTACAACAGCAACTGTCAGGA GTCTAGCAGTGAGTACGTGTCAGCCATAGTGGAGCTCAGTGACCTGATAATAGACCGACGCCACAAGATTTTACACCACTGGGACTGGATTTACTGGAGAACACATCAGGGAAAACGATTCAAAAAGGCCCTAAGTGTTGTACATAG TTTCACAAGAGAAGTGATTCAGAAGCACCGCACCCTCATTAGTCAACAGATTAAGTCTGAGTTCACCACaacaccacagaggaagaaagatTTTGCAGACATCATACTGACGTCAAAG GATGAGGATGGAAAAGGCCTCACGGATGAGGAGATCCAAGCTGAGGCCAACACCTTCATGTTTGCAG GTCATGACACCACAGCCAGTGCGATTTGCTGGATACTGTATAATTTAGCACGCCATCAGCACTATCAGGAAACATGCAGGCAGGAAGTGATGGATCTGATGGAAGGCCGAGACAGACATGAAATACAGTG GGAGGATCTGTCCAATCTACCGTTCACCACTATGTGCATCAGAGAAAGCCTTAGGCTCCACTCTCCTGTACAGGCTGTGACAAGGAAATACACAAAGGACATAGCACTGCCAGGGGATTGCACTGTACCAAAAG GTACCATCTGTTTGGTCAGTATTTATGGAACACACCACAACCCTGATGTCTGGACAAACCCACAG GAGTTTAATCCCATGCGCTTTGACCCAAATAACATAATGGGACGGGCTTCTCATGCCTTCATTCCGTTTTCTTCAGGCCCCAG GAACTGCATCGGTCAGAAATTTGCCCTGGCAGAGCTGCGAGTTGTTGTGGCGTTGACACTCCTCAGGTTTCGTCTGAGCCCAGGGGTGAACCCTGAGATGGGGACCAGCTCTGGAGGCGTTCGCCGTCTGCCCCTCCTCGTCCTGCGTGCTGAGGGaggtctgtggctgcagctggagCCTGTGGACTTGCCCAGACTGGAGGAACCGCAGGATTAA
- the LOC113127560 gene encoding uncharacterized protein LOC113127560 isoform X1, whose amino-acid sequence MYILLSVFLCVVSAQKEILLYKKVGDDVVLSPVSLTDPISILWKEGPHIAAQWEKPEPQITYFRQFKERSVLNISSGELTIRALVANDSNLYTAVINGQTNTIIKLSVISPVPVPAVDLLCDTEKLVCTFICDGGPIADMEPVTYEWMLDGKVKATSNQLNVTKETYSSKLICEIKNPISKESSQPIPNPFIPNPPGSDDPKITAGVVVFICLLSAVLLLVFTHRCKSGMWFFQKASMPWEAEFWKNTQRSQGTGSNGTAAHKGEEQTDEETPMT is encoded by the exons ATGTACATcctgttgtctgttttcttgTGCGTTGTCTCCGCGCAAAAAG agATCCTACTCTACAAGAAGGTGGGCGATGACGTTGTCCTTAGTCCAGTCTCTTTGACTGATCCCATCAGCATCCTTTGGAAGGAGGGCCCTCACATTGCAGCCCAGTGGGAGAAACCAGAACCACAAATTACTTATTTTCGTCAATTCAAAG AGCGGAGTGTCCTGAACATTTCCAGTGGAGAGCTGACAATCAGAGCGCTGGTTGCTAACGACAGTAACTTGTACACAGCAGTAATCAACGGCCAAACGAACACTATAATCAAACTCTCAGTCATCT CTCCTGTCCCCGTACCTGCTGTTGATCTATTGTGTGATACTGAGAAGCTCGTCTGTACTTTTATCTGTGATGGAGGTCCCATCGCAGACATGGAACCAGTTACCTACGAATGGATGTTAGATGGGAAGGTGAAGGCTACATCTAATCAGCTAAATGTTACAAAG GAAACCTATTCAAGCAAACTGATATGTGAGATAAAGAATCCAATCAGTAAGGAGAGCAGCCAACCCATCCCCAACCCGTTCATCCCCAACCCCCCGG GATCTGATGATCCAAAAATTACTGCAGGAGTTGTCGTTTTCATTTGTCTGCTGTCAGCTGTGCTGTTGCTGGTATttacacacagatgcaaatcAG GGATGTGGTTCTTCCAAAAAG CATCCATGCCTTGGGAAGCTG AATTCTGGAAGAACACTCAGAGGAGCC AAGGAACTGGATCAAATGGCACAGCTGCTCATAAGGGGGAGGAACAAACAGATG AGGAAACACCGATGACATAG
- the LOC113127560 gene encoding uncharacterized protein LOC113127560 isoform X4 encodes MYILLSVFLCVVSAQKEILLYKKVGDDVVLSPVSLTDPISILWKEGPHIAAQWEKPEPQITYFRQFKERSVLNISSGELTIRALVANDSNLYTAVINGQTNTIIKLSVISPVPVPAVDLLCDTEKLVCTFICDGGPIADMEPVTYEWMLDGKVKATSNQLNVTKETYSSKLICEIKNPISKESSQPIPNPFIPNPPGSDDPKITAGVVVFICLLSAVLLLGCGSSKKHPCLGKLNSGRTLRGAELDQMAQLLIRGRNKQMRKHR; translated from the exons ATGTACATcctgttgtctgttttcttgTGCGTTGTCTCCGCGCAAAAAG agATCCTACTCTACAAGAAGGTGGGCGATGACGTTGTCCTTAGTCCAGTCTCTTTGACTGATCCCATCAGCATCCTTTGGAAGGAGGGCCCTCACATTGCAGCCCAGTGGGAGAAACCAGAACCACAAATTACTTATTTTCGTCAATTCAAAG AGCGGAGTGTCCTGAACATTTCCAGTGGAGAGCTGACAATCAGAGCGCTGGTTGCTAACGACAGTAACTTGTACACAGCAGTAATCAACGGCCAAACGAACACTATAATCAAACTCTCAGTCATCT CTCCTGTCCCCGTACCTGCTGTTGATCTATTGTGTGATACTGAGAAGCTCGTCTGTACTTTTATCTGTGATGGAGGTCCCATCGCAGACATGGAACCAGTTACCTACGAATGGATGTTAGATGGGAAGGTGAAGGCTACATCTAATCAGCTAAATGTTACAAAG GAAACCTATTCAAGCAAACTGATATGTGAGATAAAGAATCCAATCAGTAAGGAGAGCAGCCAACCCATCCCCAACCCGTTCATCCCCAACCCCCCGG GATCTGATGATCCAAAAATTACTGCAGGAGTTGTCGTTTTCATTTGTCTGCTGTCAGCTGTGCTGTTGCTG GGATGTGGTTCTTCCAAAAAG CATCCATGCCTTGGGAAGCTG AATTCTGGAAGAACACTCAGAGGAGCC GAACTGGATCAAATGGCACAGCTGCTCATAAGGGGGAGGAACAAACAGATG AGGAAACACCGATGA
- the smim11 gene encoding small integral membrane protein 11, whose translation MINFKALENVPLLLYILALKTLLLCLAFAGVKIYQSKKAEEALKKQQAEKRRLAQQTQELLDNLKED comes from the exons ATGATCAACTTTAAG GCTCTGGAAAACGTCCCTCTCCTCCTGTACATCCTGGCCCTGAAGacgctgctgctgtgtttggcGTTTGCAGGGGTGAAAATCTACCAGAGTAAGAAAGCTGAGGAGGCCCTGAAGAAGCAGCAGGCTGAGAAGAGGAGGCTGGCTCAGCAGACGCAGGAACTCCTCGACAACCTGAAGGAAgactga